The following proteins are co-located in the Gorilla gorilla gorilla isolate KB3781 chromosome 18, NHGRI_mGorGor1-v2.1_pri, whole genome shotgun sequence genome:
- the FLYWCH1 gene encoding FLYWCH-type zinc finger-containing protein 1 isoform X3, with the protein MPLPEPSEQEGESVKAGQEPSPKAGTDVVPAAPRKPREFSKLVLLTASNQDEDGVGSKPQEVHCVLSLEMAGPATLASTVQILPVEEQGGVVQPALEMPEQKCSKLDAAAPQSLEFLRTPFGGRLLVLESFLYKQEKAVGDKVYWKCRQHAELGCRGRAITRGLRATVMRGHCHAPDEQGLEARRQREKLPSLALPEGLGEPQGPEGPGGQVEEPLEGVGPWQCPEEPEPTPGLVLSKPALEEEEAPRALSLLSLPPKKRSILGLGQARPLEFLRTCYGGSFLVHESFLYKREKAVGDKVYWTCRDHALHGCRSRAITQGQRVTVMRGHCHQPDMEGLEARRQQEKAVEMLQAGQDGPGSQVDTLLRGVDSLLYCRGPGPLTLTRPQPRKRAKVEDQELPTQPEAPDEHQDMDADPGGPEFLKTPLGGSFLVYESFLYRREKAAGEKVYWTCRDQARMGCRSRAITQGRRVTVMRGHCHPPDLGGLEALRQREKRPNTAQRGSPGGPEFLKTPLGGSFLVYESFLYRREKAAGEKVYWTCRDQARMGCRSRAITQGWRVMVMRRHCHPPDLGGLEALRQREHFPNLAQWDSPDPLRPLEFLRTSLGGRFLVHESFLYRKEKAAGEKVYWMCRDQARLGCRSRAITQGHRIMVMRSHCHQPDLAGLEALRQRERLPTTAQQEDPEKIQVQLCFKTCSPESQQIYGDIKDVRLDGESQ; encoded by the exons ATGCCCCTGCCTGAGCCCAGCGAGCAGGAGGGCGAGAGTGTGAAGGCCGGCCAGGAGCCATCCCCCAAGGCAGGCACGGACGTCGTCCCGGCAGCCCCCAGGAAGCCCAGGGAGTTCTCCAAACTGGTCCTGCTCACAGCCTCCAACCAAGATGAGGATGGGGTGGGATCCAAGCCCCAGGAAGTGCACTGCGTCCTGTCCCTGGAGATGGCTGGCCCCGCCACCCTCGCCAGCACCGTGCAGATCCTGCCAGTTGAGGAGCAGGGAGGGGTGGTCCAGCCAGCCCTAGAGATGCCTGAACAGAAGTGCAGCAAGCTGGATGCAG cagCCCCTCAGTCCCTGGAGTTCCTGAGGACACCATTTGGGGGCCGCCTCCTGGTGCTGGAGTCCTTCCTGTACAAGCAGGAGAAGGCAGTGGGGGACAAGGTGTACTGGAAGTGCCGCCAGCATGCTGAGCTGGGCTGCCGGGGCCGGGCCATCACCCGAGGCCTGCGGGCCACAGTGATGCGGGGCCACTGCCACGCGCCTGATGAGCAAGGCCTGGAGGCCCGGCGCCAGAGGGAGAAACTGCCCAGCCTGGCCCTGCCAGAGGGCTTGGGAGAGCCCCAGGGTCCTGAGGGCCCTGGAGGCCAAGTGGAGGAGCCCCTGGAGGGGGTGGGCCCGTGGCAGTGCCCTGAGGAGCCCGAGCCCACTCCTGGGCTGGTGCTGAGCAAGCcagccctggaggaggaggaggcacccCGAGCCCTGTCACTGCTGAGCCTGCCGCCCAAGAAGCGCTCGATCCTGGGGCTGG GACAGGCCCGGCCCCTCGAGTTCCTGAGGACGTGCTATGGGGGCAGCTTCCTGGTACACGAGTCGTTCCTCTACAAGCGGGAGAAGGCTGTCGGGGACAAGGTGTATTGGACCTGCCGGGACCACGCGCTGCACGGCTGCCGGAGCCGGGCCATCACCCAGGGACAGCGGGTGACTGTGATGCGTGGTCACTGCCACCAGCCTGATATGGAGGGCCTGGAAGCCCGGCGGCAGCAGGAGAAGGCCGTGGAGATGCTGCAGGCGGGGCAGGACGGCCCTGGGAGCCAAGTGGACACACTGCTCCGAGGCGTGGATAGTCTGCTCTACTGCAGGGGTCCGGGTCCCCTGACTCTCACCAGGCCTCAGCCCAGAAAGCGAGCAAAGGTCGAAGACCAGGAGCTGCCAACCCAGCCCGAGGCCCCAGACGAGCACCAGGACATGGACGCAGACCCTG GAGGCCCTGAGTTCCTGAAGACGCCCCTGGGGGGCAGCTTCCTGGTGTACGAGTCCTTCCTCTACCGGCGGGAGAAGGCGGCTGGGGAGAAGGTGTATTGGACCTGCCGGGACCAGGCCCGCATGGGCTGCCGCAGCCGCGCCATCACCCAGGGCCGACGGGTGACTGTCATGCGTGGTCACTGCCACCCGCCCGACCTGGGGGGCCTGGAGGCCCTGAGGCAGCGGGAGAAACGCCCCAACACGGCGCAGCGGGGGAGCCCAG GAGGCCCCGAGTTCCTGAAGACGCCCCTGGGGGGCAGCTTCCTGGTGTACGAGTCCTTCCTCTACCGGCGGGAGAAGGCGGCCGGGGAGAAGGTGTATTGGACCTGCCGGGACCAGGCCCGCATGGGCTGCCGCAGCCGCGCCATCACCCAGGGTTGGCGGGTCATGGTCATGCGCAGGCACTGCCACCCACCGGACCTGGGCGGCCTGGAGGCCCTGCGGCAGCGGGAGCACTTCCCCAACCTGGCGCAGTGGGACAGCCCAG ATCCTCTCCGGCCCCTGGAGTTCCTGAGGACTTCCCTGGGGGGCAGGTTCCTGGTGCACGAGTCCTTCCTCTACAGGAAGGAGAAGGCGGCTGGGGAGAAGGTGTACTGGATGTGCCGGGACCAGGCTCGGCTGGGCTGCCGCAGCCGCGCCATAACCCAGGGCCACCGCATCATGGTCATGCGCAGCCACTGCCACCAGCCTGACCTGGCAGGCCTGGAGGCCTTGAGGCAACGGGAGCGGCTCCCCACCACGGCCCAGCAGGAGGACCCAG AAAAGATTCAAGTTCAGCTGTGCTTCAAGACGTGTTCTCCTGAAAGCCAGCAGATTTATGG
- the FLYWCH1 gene encoding FLYWCH-type zinc finger-containing protein 1 isoform X4 has protein sequence MPLPEPSEQEGESVKAGQEPSPKAGTDVVPAAPRKPREFSKLVLLTASNQDEDGVGSKPQEVHCVLSLEMAGPATLASTVQILPVEEQGGVVQPALEMPEQKCSKLDAAPQSLEFLRTPFGGRLLVLESFLYKQEKAVGDKVYWKCRQHAELGCRGRAITRGLRATVMRGHCHAPDEQGLEARRQREKLPSLALPEGLGEPQGPEGPGGQVEEPLEGVGPWQCPEEPEPTPGLVLSKPALEEEEAPRALSLLSLPPKKRSILGLGQARPLEFLRTCYGGSFLVHESFLYKREKAVGDKVYWTCRDHALHGCRSRAITQGQRVTVMRGHCHQPDMEGLEARRQQEKAVEMLQAGQDGPGSQVDTLLRGVDSLLYCRGPGPLTLTRPQPRKRAKVEDQELPTQPEAPDEHQDMDADPGGPEFLKTPLGGSFLVYESFLYRREKAAGEKVYWTCRDQARMGCRSRAITQGRRVTVMRGHCHPPDLGGLEALRQREKRPNTAQRGSPGGPEFLKTPLGGSFLVYESFLYRREKAAGEKVYWTCRDQARMGCRSRAITQGWRVMVMRRHCHPPDLGGLEALRQREHFPNLAQWDSPDPLRPLEFLRTSLGGRFLVHESFLYRKEKAAGEKVYWMCRDQARLGCRSRAITQGHRIMVMRSHCHQPDLAGLEALRQRERLPTTAQQEDPEKIQVQLCFKTCSPESQQIYGDIKDVRLDGESQ, from the exons ATGCCCCTGCCTGAGCCCAGCGAGCAGGAGGGCGAGAGTGTGAAGGCCGGCCAGGAGCCATCCCCCAAGGCAGGCACGGACGTCGTCCCGGCAGCCCCCAGGAAGCCCAGGGAGTTCTCCAAACTGGTCCTGCTCACAGCCTCCAACCAAGATGAGGATGGGGTGGGATCCAAGCCCCAGGAAGTGCACTGCGTCCTGTCCCTGGAGATGGCTGGCCCCGCCACCCTCGCCAGCACCGTGCAGATCCTGCCAGTTGAGGAGCAGGGAGGGGTGGTCCAGCCAGCCCTAGAGATGCCTGAACAGAAGTGCAGCAAGCTGGATGCAG CCCCTCAGTCCCTGGAGTTCCTGAGGACACCATTTGGGGGCCGCCTCCTGGTGCTGGAGTCCTTCCTGTACAAGCAGGAGAAGGCAGTGGGGGACAAGGTGTACTGGAAGTGCCGCCAGCATGCTGAGCTGGGCTGCCGGGGCCGGGCCATCACCCGAGGCCTGCGGGCCACAGTGATGCGGGGCCACTGCCACGCGCCTGATGAGCAAGGCCTGGAGGCCCGGCGCCAGAGGGAGAAACTGCCCAGCCTGGCCCTGCCAGAGGGCTTGGGAGAGCCCCAGGGTCCTGAGGGCCCTGGAGGCCAAGTGGAGGAGCCCCTGGAGGGGGTGGGCCCGTGGCAGTGCCCTGAGGAGCCCGAGCCCACTCCTGGGCTGGTGCTGAGCAAGCcagccctggaggaggaggaggcacccCGAGCCCTGTCACTGCTGAGCCTGCCGCCCAAGAAGCGCTCGATCCTGGGGCTGG GACAGGCCCGGCCCCTCGAGTTCCTGAGGACGTGCTATGGGGGCAGCTTCCTGGTACACGAGTCGTTCCTCTACAAGCGGGAGAAGGCTGTCGGGGACAAGGTGTATTGGACCTGCCGGGACCACGCGCTGCACGGCTGCCGGAGCCGGGCCATCACCCAGGGACAGCGGGTGACTGTGATGCGTGGTCACTGCCACCAGCCTGATATGGAGGGCCTGGAAGCCCGGCGGCAGCAGGAGAAGGCCGTGGAGATGCTGCAGGCGGGGCAGGACGGCCCTGGGAGCCAAGTGGACACACTGCTCCGAGGCGTGGATAGTCTGCTCTACTGCAGGGGTCCGGGTCCCCTGACTCTCACCAGGCCTCAGCCCAGAAAGCGAGCAAAGGTCGAAGACCAGGAGCTGCCAACCCAGCCCGAGGCCCCAGACGAGCACCAGGACATGGACGCAGACCCTG GAGGCCCTGAGTTCCTGAAGACGCCCCTGGGGGGCAGCTTCCTGGTGTACGAGTCCTTCCTCTACCGGCGGGAGAAGGCGGCTGGGGAGAAGGTGTATTGGACCTGCCGGGACCAGGCCCGCATGGGCTGCCGCAGCCGCGCCATCACCCAGGGCCGACGGGTGACTGTCATGCGTGGTCACTGCCACCCGCCCGACCTGGGGGGCCTGGAGGCCCTGAGGCAGCGGGAGAAACGCCCCAACACGGCGCAGCGGGGGAGCCCAG GAGGCCCCGAGTTCCTGAAGACGCCCCTGGGGGGCAGCTTCCTGGTGTACGAGTCCTTCCTCTACCGGCGGGAGAAGGCGGCCGGGGAGAAGGTGTATTGGACCTGCCGGGACCAGGCCCGCATGGGCTGCCGCAGCCGCGCCATCACCCAGGGTTGGCGGGTCATGGTCATGCGCAGGCACTGCCACCCACCGGACCTGGGCGGCCTGGAGGCCCTGCGGCAGCGGGAGCACTTCCCCAACCTGGCGCAGTGGGACAGCCCAG ATCCTCTCCGGCCCCTGGAGTTCCTGAGGACTTCCCTGGGGGGCAGGTTCCTGGTGCACGAGTCCTTCCTCTACAGGAAGGAGAAGGCGGCTGGGGAGAAGGTGTACTGGATGTGCCGGGACCAGGCTCGGCTGGGCTGCCGCAGCCGCGCCATAACCCAGGGCCACCGCATCATGGTCATGCGCAGCCACTGCCACCAGCCTGACCTGGCAGGCCTGGAGGCCTTGAGGCAACGGGAGCGGCTCCCCACCACGGCCCAGCAGGAGGACCCAG AAAAGATTCAAGTTCAGCTGTGCTTCAAGACGTGTTCTCCTGAAAGCCAGCAGATTTATGG
- the FLYWCH1 gene encoding FLYWCH-type zinc finger-containing protein 1 isoform X7 has protein sequence MPLPEPSEQEGESVKAGQEPSPKAGTDVVPAAPRKPREFSKLVLLTASNQDEDGVGSKPQEVHCVLSLEMAGPATLASTVQILPVEEQGGVVQPALEMPEQKCSKLDAGQARPLEFLRTCYGGSFLVHESFLYKREKAVGDKVYWTCRDHALHGCRSRAITQGQRVTVMRGHCHQPDMEGLEARRQQEKAVEMLQAGQDGPGSQVDTLLRGVDSLLYCRGPGPLTLTRPQPRKRAKVEDQELPTQPEAPDEHQDMDADPGGPEFLKTPLGGSFLVYESFLYRREKAAGEKVYWTCRDQARMGCRSRAITQGRRVTVMRGHCHPPDLGGLEALRQREKRPNTAQRGSPGGPEFLKTPLGGSFLVYESFLYRREKAAGEKVYWTCRDQARMGCRSRAITQGWRVMVMRRHCHPPDLGGLEALRQREHFPNLAQWDSPDPLRPLEFLRTSLGGRFLVHESFLYRKEKAAGEKVYWMCRDQARLGCRSRAITQGHRIMVMRSHCHQPDLAGLEALRQRERLPTTAQQEDPEKIQVQLCFKTCSPESQQIYGDIKDVRLDGESQ, from the exons ATGCCCCTGCCTGAGCCCAGCGAGCAGGAGGGCGAGAGTGTGAAGGCCGGCCAGGAGCCATCCCCCAAGGCAGGCACGGACGTCGTCCCGGCAGCCCCCAGGAAGCCCAGGGAGTTCTCCAAACTGGTCCTGCTCACAGCCTCCAACCAAGATGAGGATGGGGTGGGATCCAAGCCCCAGGAAGTGCACTGCGTCCTGTCCCTGGAGATGGCTGGCCCCGCCACCCTCGCCAGCACCGTGCAGATCCTGCCAGTTGAGGAGCAGGGAGGGGTGGTCCAGCCAGCCCTAGAGATGCCTGAACAGAAGTGCAGCAAGCTGGATGCAG GACAGGCCCGGCCCCTCGAGTTCCTGAGGACGTGCTATGGGGGCAGCTTCCTGGTACACGAGTCGTTCCTCTACAAGCGGGAGAAGGCTGTCGGGGACAAGGTGTATTGGACCTGCCGGGACCACGCGCTGCACGGCTGCCGGAGCCGGGCCATCACCCAGGGACAGCGGGTGACTGTGATGCGTGGTCACTGCCACCAGCCTGATATGGAGGGCCTGGAAGCCCGGCGGCAGCAGGAGAAGGCCGTGGAGATGCTGCAGGCGGGGCAGGACGGCCCTGGGAGCCAAGTGGACACACTGCTCCGAGGCGTGGATAGTCTGCTCTACTGCAGGGGTCCGGGTCCCCTGACTCTCACCAGGCCTCAGCCCAGAAAGCGAGCAAAGGTCGAAGACCAGGAGCTGCCAACCCAGCCCGAGGCCCCAGACGAGCACCAGGACATGGACGCAGACCCTG GAGGCCCTGAGTTCCTGAAGACGCCCCTGGGGGGCAGCTTCCTGGTGTACGAGTCCTTCCTCTACCGGCGGGAGAAGGCGGCTGGGGAGAAGGTGTATTGGACCTGCCGGGACCAGGCCCGCATGGGCTGCCGCAGCCGCGCCATCACCCAGGGCCGACGGGTGACTGTCATGCGTGGTCACTGCCACCCGCCCGACCTGGGGGGCCTGGAGGCCCTGAGGCAGCGGGAGAAACGCCCCAACACGGCGCAGCGGGGGAGCCCAG GAGGCCCCGAGTTCCTGAAGACGCCCCTGGGGGGCAGCTTCCTGGTGTACGAGTCCTTCCTCTACCGGCGGGAGAAGGCGGCCGGGGAGAAGGTGTATTGGACCTGCCGGGACCAGGCCCGCATGGGCTGCCGCAGCCGCGCCATCACCCAGGGTTGGCGGGTCATGGTCATGCGCAGGCACTGCCACCCACCGGACCTGGGCGGCCTGGAGGCCCTGCGGCAGCGGGAGCACTTCCCCAACCTGGCGCAGTGGGACAGCCCAG ATCCTCTCCGGCCCCTGGAGTTCCTGAGGACTTCCCTGGGGGGCAGGTTCCTGGTGCACGAGTCCTTCCTCTACAGGAAGGAGAAGGCGGCTGGGGAGAAGGTGTACTGGATGTGCCGGGACCAGGCTCGGCTGGGCTGCCGCAGCCGCGCCATAACCCAGGGCCACCGCATCATGGTCATGCGCAGCCACTGCCACCAGCCTGACCTGGCAGGCCTGGAGGCCTTGAGGCAACGGGAGCGGCTCCCCACCACGGCCCAGCAGGAGGACCCAG AAAAGATTCAAGTTCAGCTGTGCTTCAAGACGTGTTCTCCTGAAAGCCAGCAGATTTATGG
- the FLYWCH1 gene encoding FLYWCH-type zinc finger-containing protein 1 isoform X1: protein MPLPEPSEQEGESVKAGQEPSPKAGTDVVPAAPRKPREFSKLVLLTASNQDEDGVGSKPQEVHCVLSLEMAGPATLASTVQILPVEEQGGVVQPALEMPEQKCSKLDAAAPQSLEFLRTPFGGRLLVLESFLYKQEKAVGDKVYWKCRQHAELGCRGRAITRGLRATVMRGHCHAPDEQGLEARRQREKLPSLALPEGLGEPQGPEGPGGQVEEPLEGVGPWQCPEEPEPTPGLVLSKPALEEEEAPRALSLLSLPPKKRSILGLGQARPLEFLRTCYGGSFLVHESFLYKREKAVGDKVYWTCRDHALHGCRSRAITQGQRVTVMRGHCHQPDMEGLEARRQQEKAVEMLQAGQDGPGSQVDTLLRGVDSLLYCRGPGPLTLTRPQPRKRAKVEDQELPTQPEAPDEHQDMDADPGGPEFLKTPLGGSFLVYESFLYRREKAAGEKVYWTCRDQARMGCRSRAITQGRRVTVMRGHCHPPDLGGLEALRQREKRPNTAQRGSPGSCAAVLLCPAGSSCLPSLPAPHGPCPALSIPLEGGPEFLKTPLGGSFLVYESFLYRREKAAGEKVYWTCRDQARMGCRSRAITQGWRVMVMRRHCHPPDLGGLEALRQREHFPNLAQWDSPDPLRPLEFLRTSLGGRFLVHESFLYRKEKAAGEKVYWMCRDQARLGCRSRAITQGHRIMVMRSHCHQPDLAGLEALRQRERLPTTAQQEDPEKIQVQLCFKTCSPESQQIYGDIKDVRLDGESQ, encoded by the exons ATGCCCCTGCCTGAGCCCAGCGAGCAGGAGGGCGAGAGTGTGAAGGCCGGCCAGGAGCCATCCCCCAAGGCAGGCACGGACGTCGTCCCGGCAGCCCCCAGGAAGCCCAGGGAGTTCTCCAAACTGGTCCTGCTCACAGCCTCCAACCAAGATGAGGATGGGGTGGGATCCAAGCCCCAGGAAGTGCACTGCGTCCTGTCCCTGGAGATGGCTGGCCCCGCCACCCTCGCCAGCACCGTGCAGATCCTGCCAGTTGAGGAGCAGGGAGGGGTGGTCCAGCCAGCCCTAGAGATGCCTGAACAGAAGTGCAGCAAGCTGGATGCAG cagCCCCTCAGTCCCTGGAGTTCCTGAGGACACCATTTGGGGGCCGCCTCCTGGTGCTGGAGTCCTTCCTGTACAAGCAGGAGAAGGCAGTGGGGGACAAGGTGTACTGGAAGTGCCGCCAGCATGCTGAGCTGGGCTGCCGGGGCCGGGCCATCACCCGAGGCCTGCGGGCCACAGTGATGCGGGGCCACTGCCACGCGCCTGATGAGCAAGGCCTGGAGGCCCGGCGCCAGAGGGAGAAACTGCCCAGCCTGGCCCTGCCAGAGGGCTTGGGAGAGCCCCAGGGTCCTGAGGGCCCTGGAGGCCAAGTGGAGGAGCCCCTGGAGGGGGTGGGCCCGTGGCAGTGCCCTGAGGAGCCCGAGCCCACTCCTGGGCTGGTGCTGAGCAAGCcagccctggaggaggaggaggcacccCGAGCCCTGTCACTGCTGAGCCTGCCGCCCAAGAAGCGCTCGATCCTGGGGCTGG GACAGGCCCGGCCCCTCGAGTTCCTGAGGACGTGCTATGGGGGCAGCTTCCTGGTACACGAGTCGTTCCTCTACAAGCGGGAGAAGGCTGTCGGGGACAAGGTGTATTGGACCTGCCGGGACCACGCGCTGCACGGCTGCCGGAGCCGGGCCATCACCCAGGGACAGCGGGTGACTGTGATGCGTGGTCACTGCCACCAGCCTGATATGGAGGGCCTGGAAGCCCGGCGGCAGCAGGAGAAGGCCGTGGAGATGCTGCAGGCGGGGCAGGACGGCCCTGGGAGCCAAGTGGACACACTGCTCCGAGGCGTGGATAGTCTGCTCTACTGCAGGGGTCCGGGTCCCCTGACTCTCACCAGGCCTCAGCCCAGAAAGCGAGCAAAGGTCGAAGACCAGGAGCTGCCAACCCAGCCCGAGGCCCCAGACGAGCACCAGGACATGGACGCAGACCCTG GAGGCCCTGAGTTCCTGAAGACGCCCCTGGGGGGCAGCTTCCTGGTGTACGAGTCCTTCCTCTACCGGCGGGAGAAGGCGGCTGGGGAGAAGGTGTATTGGACCTGCCGGGACCAGGCCCGCATGGGCTGCCGCAGCCGCGCCATCACCCAGGGCCGACGGGTGACTGTCATGCGTGGTCACTGCCACCCGCCCGACCTGGGGGGCCTGGAGGCCCTGAGGCAGCGGGAGAAACGCCCCAACACGGCGCAGCGGGGGAGCCCAG GCTCCTGTGCTGCTGTGCTGCTGTGTCCTGCAGGGTCCTCCTGCCTCCCGAGCCTCCCCGCTCCACATGGCCCCTGCCCAGCCCTCTCCATCCCTCTTGAAG GAGGCCCCGAGTTCCTGAAGACGCCCCTGGGGGGCAGCTTCCTGGTGTACGAGTCCTTCCTCTACCGGCGGGAGAAGGCGGCCGGGGAGAAGGTGTATTGGACCTGCCGGGACCAGGCCCGCATGGGCTGCCGCAGCCGCGCCATCACCCAGGGTTGGCGGGTCATGGTCATGCGCAGGCACTGCCACCCACCGGACCTGGGCGGCCTGGAGGCCCTGCGGCAGCGGGAGCACTTCCCCAACCTGGCGCAGTGGGACAGCCCAG ATCCTCTCCGGCCCCTGGAGTTCCTGAGGACTTCCCTGGGGGGCAGGTTCCTGGTGCACGAGTCCTTCCTCTACAGGAAGGAGAAGGCGGCTGGGGAGAAGGTGTACTGGATGTGCCGGGACCAGGCTCGGCTGGGCTGCCGCAGCCGCGCCATAACCCAGGGCCACCGCATCATGGTCATGCGCAGCCACTGCCACCAGCCTGACCTGGCAGGCCTGGAGGCCTTGAGGCAACGGGAGCGGCTCCCCACCACGGCCCAGCAGGAGGACCCAG AAAAGATTCAAGTTCAGCTGTGCTTCAAGACGTGTTCTCCTGAAAGCCAGCAGATTTATGG
- the FLYWCH1 gene encoding FLYWCH-type zinc finger-containing protein 1 isoform X2: protein MPLPEPSEQEGESVKAGQEPSPKAGTDVVPAAPRKPREFSKLVLLTASNQDEDGVGSKPQEVHCVLSLEMAGPATLASTVQILPVEEQGGVVQPALEMPEQKCSKLDAAPQSLEFLRTPFGGRLLVLESFLYKQEKAVGDKVYWKCRQHAELGCRGRAITRGLRATVMRGHCHAPDEQGLEARRQREKLPSLALPEGLGEPQGPEGPGGQVEEPLEGVGPWQCPEEPEPTPGLVLSKPALEEEEAPRALSLLSLPPKKRSILGLGQARPLEFLRTCYGGSFLVHESFLYKREKAVGDKVYWTCRDHALHGCRSRAITQGQRVTVMRGHCHQPDMEGLEARRQQEKAVEMLQAGQDGPGSQVDTLLRGVDSLLYCRGPGPLTLTRPQPRKRAKVEDQELPTQPEAPDEHQDMDADPGGPEFLKTPLGGSFLVYESFLYRREKAAGEKVYWTCRDQARMGCRSRAITQGRRVTVMRGHCHPPDLGGLEALRQREKRPNTAQRGSPGSCAAVLLCPAGSSCLPSLPAPHGPCPALSIPLEGGPEFLKTPLGGSFLVYESFLYRREKAAGEKVYWTCRDQARMGCRSRAITQGWRVMVMRRHCHPPDLGGLEALRQREHFPNLAQWDSPDPLRPLEFLRTSLGGRFLVHESFLYRKEKAAGEKVYWMCRDQARLGCRSRAITQGHRIMVMRSHCHQPDLAGLEALRQRERLPTTAQQEDPEKIQVQLCFKTCSPESQQIYGDIKDVRLDGESQ, encoded by the exons ATGCCCCTGCCTGAGCCCAGCGAGCAGGAGGGCGAGAGTGTGAAGGCCGGCCAGGAGCCATCCCCCAAGGCAGGCACGGACGTCGTCCCGGCAGCCCCCAGGAAGCCCAGGGAGTTCTCCAAACTGGTCCTGCTCACAGCCTCCAACCAAGATGAGGATGGGGTGGGATCCAAGCCCCAGGAAGTGCACTGCGTCCTGTCCCTGGAGATGGCTGGCCCCGCCACCCTCGCCAGCACCGTGCAGATCCTGCCAGTTGAGGAGCAGGGAGGGGTGGTCCAGCCAGCCCTAGAGATGCCTGAACAGAAGTGCAGCAAGCTGGATGCAG CCCCTCAGTCCCTGGAGTTCCTGAGGACACCATTTGGGGGCCGCCTCCTGGTGCTGGAGTCCTTCCTGTACAAGCAGGAGAAGGCAGTGGGGGACAAGGTGTACTGGAAGTGCCGCCAGCATGCTGAGCTGGGCTGCCGGGGCCGGGCCATCACCCGAGGCCTGCGGGCCACAGTGATGCGGGGCCACTGCCACGCGCCTGATGAGCAAGGCCTGGAGGCCCGGCGCCAGAGGGAGAAACTGCCCAGCCTGGCCCTGCCAGAGGGCTTGGGAGAGCCCCAGGGTCCTGAGGGCCCTGGAGGCCAAGTGGAGGAGCCCCTGGAGGGGGTGGGCCCGTGGCAGTGCCCTGAGGAGCCCGAGCCCACTCCTGGGCTGGTGCTGAGCAAGCcagccctggaggaggaggaggcacccCGAGCCCTGTCACTGCTGAGCCTGCCGCCCAAGAAGCGCTCGATCCTGGGGCTGG GACAGGCCCGGCCCCTCGAGTTCCTGAGGACGTGCTATGGGGGCAGCTTCCTGGTACACGAGTCGTTCCTCTACAAGCGGGAGAAGGCTGTCGGGGACAAGGTGTATTGGACCTGCCGGGACCACGCGCTGCACGGCTGCCGGAGCCGGGCCATCACCCAGGGACAGCGGGTGACTGTGATGCGTGGTCACTGCCACCAGCCTGATATGGAGGGCCTGGAAGCCCGGCGGCAGCAGGAGAAGGCCGTGGAGATGCTGCAGGCGGGGCAGGACGGCCCTGGGAGCCAAGTGGACACACTGCTCCGAGGCGTGGATAGTCTGCTCTACTGCAGGGGTCCGGGTCCCCTGACTCTCACCAGGCCTCAGCCCAGAAAGCGAGCAAAGGTCGAAGACCAGGAGCTGCCAACCCAGCCCGAGGCCCCAGACGAGCACCAGGACATGGACGCAGACCCTG GAGGCCCTGAGTTCCTGAAGACGCCCCTGGGGGGCAGCTTCCTGGTGTACGAGTCCTTCCTCTACCGGCGGGAGAAGGCGGCTGGGGAGAAGGTGTATTGGACCTGCCGGGACCAGGCCCGCATGGGCTGCCGCAGCCGCGCCATCACCCAGGGCCGACGGGTGACTGTCATGCGTGGTCACTGCCACCCGCCCGACCTGGGGGGCCTGGAGGCCCTGAGGCAGCGGGAGAAACGCCCCAACACGGCGCAGCGGGGGAGCCCAG GCTCCTGTGCTGCTGTGCTGCTGTGTCCTGCAGGGTCCTCCTGCCTCCCGAGCCTCCCCGCTCCACATGGCCCCTGCCCAGCCCTCTCCATCCCTCTTGAAG GAGGCCCCGAGTTCCTGAAGACGCCCCTGGGGGGCAGCTTCCTGGTGTACGAGTCCTTCCTCTACCGGCGGGAGAAGGCGGCCGGGGAGAAGGTGTATTGGACCTGCCGGGACCAGGCCCGCATGGGCTGCCGCAGCCGCGCCATCACCCAGGGTTGGCGGGTCATGGTCATGCGCAGGCACTGCCACCCACCGGACCTGGGCGGCCTGGAGGCCCTGCGGCAGCGGGAGCACTTCCCCAACCTGGCGCAGTGGGACAGCCCAG ATCCTCTCCGGCCCCTGGAGTTCCTGAGGACTTCCCTGGGGGGCAGGTTCCTGGTGCACGAGTCCTTCCTCTACAGGAAGGAGAAGGCGGCTGGGGAGAAGGTGTACTGGATGTGCCGGGACCAGGCTCGGCTGGGCTGCCGCAGCCGCGCCATAACCCAGGGCCACCGCATCATGGTCATGCGCAGCCACTGCCACCAGCCTGACCTGGCAGGCCTGGAGGCCTTGAGGCAACGGGAGCGGCTCCCCACCACGGCCCAGCAGGAGGACCCAG AAAAGATTCAAGTTCAGCTGTGCTTCAAGACGTGTTCTCCTGAAAGCCAGCAGATTTATGG